Proteins from a genomic interval of Plodia interpunctella isolate USDA-ARS_2022_Savannah chromosome 20, ilPloInte3.2, whole genome shotgun sequence:
- the LOC128678706 gene encoding ras association domain-containing protein 10 isoform X1, giving the protein MTMEASSSDYSDEEVGVLARGQKLWVRGVRPHTTCADIVRALQGAPEAGGLSDHGEWVLAERWRGVERPLPPDVPVLNVLAAWGDARHEVRLSLRRVSSGGEEDSGRDSDSGSRAGARRRRRRGPRTSTPPPRAKSEDPAARLVSVIQHQSKTIHQQLDKLREQEKLIDQMEDQTHKSRMEKHGTNYLLESYLRDLGRSSEVNDSQAANSDSGVGVGSGTPPRRHTKHKSRRERHLMREHYFTKELTDICQVNSERLMQTSNDTDSDASADELTRIREEIELLEKMAIINKRLHREEELVVRLTAKVKRYMDENKANSCENATQVGMLIDKIEEELALTTKEMQNNAMELERADKEIDLRLKLLDELTLQLEEEELQNEVLERQLNEASSRQPILLQDSYVPVLDQANQIYGSGYILDTLV; this is encoded by the exons ATGACCATGGAGGCTTCGTCATCAGACTACAGCGACGAAGAAGTAGGGGTGCTGGCGAGGGGGCAGAAGTTATGGGTGCGGGGGGTGAGGCCGCACACCACCTGTGCCGACATCGTCAGGGCTTTGCAGGGTGCCCCTGAAG CTGGAGGTCTCAGTGATCATGGAGAATGGGTGTTAGCCGAGAGGTGGAGGGGCGTGGAGCGGCCCTTACCACCAGATGTGCCTGTGTTGAACGTGCTGGCGGCCTGGGGCGACGCCAGGCACGAG GTCCGCCTCTCGCTTCGTCGCGTATCCAGTGGCGGAGAAGAAGACTCAGGCCGGGACAGTGACTCGGGCAGCCGCGCCGGGGCCCGGAGAAGACGGAGAAGAGGCCCTAGAACTTCCACCCCCCCTCCAAGAGCCAAGAGTGAGGACCCAGCTGCAAGACTCGTGTCGGTTATACAGCATCAGAGCAAGACTATACACCAACAGCTGGATAAGTTGCG CGAACAAGAGAAACTCATCGACCAAATGGAGGACCAAACGCACAAAAGTCGGATGGAAAAACACGGTACAAACTACTTACTCGAATCCTATCTCAGAGATCTTGGTCGAAGCAGTGAAGTCAACGACAGCCAAGCCGCGAACAGCGACAGCGGCGTTGGTGTCGGGAGTGGCACTCCACCAAGAAGACACACGAAGCACAAATCGAGAAGAGAAAGACATTTAATGAGAGAACACTACTTCACTAAAGAACTTACTGACATATGCCAAGTAAATTCTGAAAGGTTGATGCAAACGAGCAACGATACTGATTCAGACGCCTCAGCTGATGAACTGACAAGGATACGAGAAGAAATCGAGTTATTAGAAAAGATGGCcattataaacaaaagatTGCATCGAGAGGAAGAATTGGTTGTAAGATTAACAGCTAAAGTCAAGAGATATATGGACGAAAATAAGGCGAATAGTTGCGAGAATGCCACCCAAGTAGGGATGTTGATAGACAAGATTGAAGAAGAACTAGCGTTGACAACGAAAGAGATGCAAAATAATGCTATGGAGTTAGAAAGAGCGGATAAAGAGATAGACTTGAGACTGAAGTTGCTTGACGAATTGACTTTACAGTTAGAAGAAGAGGAACTTCAAAATGAAGTCTTAGAACGACAGTTAAATGAAGCCTCAAGTCGCCAGCCCATCCTCCTGCAAGATAGCTATGTACCTGTTTTAGATCAAGCCAATCAGATTTATGGTAGTGGTTATATTTTGGACACTTTAGTATGA
- the LOC128678706 gene encoding ras association domain-containing protein 10 isoform X2: MMTMEASSSDYSDEEVGVLARGQKLWVRGVRPHTTCADIVRALQGAPEAGGLSDHGEWVLAERWRGVERPLPPDVPVLNVLAAWGDARHEVRLSLRRVSSGGEEDSGRDSDSGSRAGARRRRRRGPRTSTPPPRAKSEDPAARLVSVIQHQSKTIHQQLDKLREQEKLIDQMEDQTHKSRMEKHGTNYLLESYLRDLGRSSEVNDSQAANSDSGVGVGSGTPPRRHTKHKSRRERHLMREHYFTKELTDICQVNSERLMQTSNDTDSDASADELTRIREEIELLEKMAIINKRLHREEELVVRLTAKVKRYMDENKANSCENATQVGMLIDKIEEELALTTKEMQNNAMELERADKEIDLRLKLLDELTLQLEEEELQNEVLERQLNEASSRQPILLQDSYVPVLDQANQIYGSGYILDTLV, encoded by the exons ATGACCATGGAGGCTTCGTCATCAGACTACAGCGACGAAGAAGTAGGGGTGCTGGCGAGGGGGCAGAAGTTATGGGTGCGGGGGGTGAGGCCGCACACCACCTGTGCCGACATCGTCAGGGCTTTGCAGGGTGCCCCTGAAG CTGGAGGTCTCAGTGATCATGGAGAATGGGTGTTAGCCGAGAGGTGGAGGGGCGTGGAGCGGCCCTTACCACCAGATGTGCCTGTGTTGAACGTGCTGGCGGCCTGGGGCGACGCCAGGCACGAG GTCCGCCTCTCGCTTCGTCGCGTATCCAGTGGCGGAGAAGAAGACTCAGGCCGGGACAGTGACTCGGGCAGCCGCGCCGGGGCCCGGAGAAGACGGAGAAGAGGCCCTAGAACTTCCACCCCCCCTCCAAGAGCCAAGAGTGAGGACCCAGCTGCAAGACTCGTGTCGGTTATACAGCATCAGAGCAAGACTATACACCAACAGCTGGATAAGTTGCG CGAACAAGAGAAACTCATCGACCAAATGGAGGACCAAACGCACAAAAGTCGGATGGAAAAACACGGTACAAACTACTTACTCGAATCCTATCTCAGAGATCTTGGTCGAAGCAGTGAAGTCAACGACAGCCAAGCCGCGAACAGCGACAGCGGCGTTGGTGTCGGGAGTGGCACTCCACCAAGAAGACACACGAAGCACAAATCGAGAAGAGAAAGACATTTAATGAGAGAACACTACTTCACTAAAGAACTTACTGACATATGCCAAGTAAATTCTGAAAGGTTGATGCAAACGAGCAACGATACTGATTCAGACGCCTCAGCTGATGAACTGACAAGGATACGAGAAGAAATCGAGTTATTAGAAAAGATGGCcattataaacaaaagatTGCATCGAGAGGAAGAATTGGTTGTAAGATTAACAGCTAAAGTCAAGAGATATATGGACGAAAATAAGGCGAATAGTTGCGAGAATGCCACCCAAGTAGGGATGTTGATAGACAAGATTGAAGAAGAACTAGCGTTGACAACGAAAGAGATGCAAAATAATGCTATGGAGTTAGAAAGAGCGGATAAAGAGATAGACTTGAGACTGAAGTTGCTTGACGAATTGACTTTACAGTTAGAAGAAGAGGAACTTCAAAATGAAGTCTTAGAACGACAGTTAAATGAAGCCTCAAGTCGCCAGCCCATCCTCCTGCAAGATAGCTATGTACCTGTTTTAGATCAAGCCAATCAGATTTATGGTAGTGGTTATATTTTGGACACTTTAGTATGA